A window of the Bdellovibrio sp. ZAP7 genome harbors these coding sequences:
- a CDS encoding SDR family oxidoreductase: MKIALITGGSRGLGKSSALHMADKGIGVILTYNSQKEDADKVVSEIEKKGGKAAALQLDVGNSKNFAAFSGAIKDLLKTKFSADHFDYLVNNAGTGAYVAFTEMTEETFDQLSNIHFKGPYFLTQKLLPLMNDGGRIVNVSSGLARFSVPGSSAYGAMKGAVETWTRYLAKELGPRRITANVVAPGPIATDFGGGRVRDNKEMNAMLSSQTALGRVGEADDIGKLVASLVQDDMGWVNAQRIEASGGIFI, from the coding sequence ATGAAAATCGCACTCATCACCGGCGGCAGCCGCGGACTTGGTAAAAGCTCAGCTCTTCATATGGCAGACAAAGGGATCGGCGTCATCCTGACTTACAACAGCCAGAAAGAGGACGCCGATAAAGTTGTTTCTGAAATCGAAAAGAAAGGTGGCAAAGCCGCCGCTCTTCAATTGGATGTGGGCAACTCTAAAAACTTCGCAGCTTTTTCAGGTGCGATCAAAGATCTACTAAAAACAAAGTTCTCGGCGGATCATTTTGATTATTTAGTGAACAATGCCGGAACTGGCGCCTACGTCGCTTTCACAGAAATGACCGAAGAAACTTTCGATCAACTTTCTAATATTCACTTTAAAGGTCCCTACTTCCTGACCCAAAAACTTTTACCGCTGATGAATGATGGCGGACGCATCGTCAATGTCTCCAGTGGCCTGGCTCGCTTCTCGGTTCCGGGCTCCTCTGCTTACGGTGCTATGAAAGGAGCCGTGGAAACCTGGACTCGATATTTAGCAAAAGAATTAGGCCCTCGCCGAATCACAGCCAATGTTGTTGCCCCTGGACCGATCGCCACAGACTTCGGCGGAGGACGTGTGCGCGACAATAAAGAGATGAACGCCATGCTGTCATCACAAACAGCTTTGGGTCGCGTCGGCGAAGCGGATGATATCGGCAAACTTGTCGCAAGCCTGGTTCAAGACGACATGGGCTGGGTGAACGCACAAAGAATCGAAGCCTCCGGCGGCATCTTTATTTAG
- the smc gene encoding chromosome segregation protein SMC, translating to MRIKKIELIGFKSFKDRTVIHFDSGITGIVGPNGCGKSNIVDALMWVMGDQSAKDLRASQMTDVIFGGAEGYAPLGMCEVSLTLENDGGAFPVKYIKHSEIMVTRRLHRNGEGEYFINKEPARLKDLQEIFMDTGAGSKGFSIIAQGMIGKIITSKPEDRRMLIEEAAGITKFKARKKESQRKLIQTDQNLLRLQDIVGELKRQIDSLQRQAQRAERYRNIKNQIEDLDLWISTAQYVELARAAEEAQAIFNEAQSMEIEGDANLSTLQGQLEVLKLQILEKEKMAEEHQTVYFDKQGTVQKKEMEIQELRFEIEQARRNEQMTGTILQEQQARQELLARDKATLEAQVTELKEEAETLTATFNEKNDIFQNFNSRIGTVDEDLTTKRRELFAVGQSESSLDARVNSLSAQIADLSERQDNEQQVLNELREKQVEFESRRKKVTNDLDKERQMQLDLASDVDSFEANKKILTESAAEKKLEVESFKDSLNEVASRLYGLENLQNNFEGFQEGVKQVMLWQKTRSQELMADGSVVTHFQPVSEVVEVPAEYEVAMEAALGSRLQMLLSSDANIAVDAVSHLKEQKSGRSSFMSASDQNVAFNRSESPIGQEGVQAILKDVVQAADKFKNAVTYMLDGVAIVDSIRTALNLRATYTGWTFVTLDGDTLTADGVLTGGSSESADSGMLKRRREIKELSEKKDEYAGKLQLAQMALKKVEEQLANVLNDFEGAQKRKIDQEIKVTEFRKDLERAENEVQNAQAAVERQEREVKKLSEQLEVQEQKMEELNEALIEAREKKVLLEGEVEALNSELNSVRLGFDGLQAEVTDLQVRSASKTQEYTGVLRQLEMVSKSLSDLDAQLARMSEEAEGYNSQMTESQVTLEEKKIEFERLLDEVEQLKLQAARTKDEYEVMSETIRAIEEEASASQRLRNERQHKMNDSQLKLEQAKMKEQYLVDSIRERYMLNLPDVIEKYINKEGDFMEADAQLKDLREKLAKIGEVNLSAIEEYEETATRYEFLTKQHADLTEAKEQLRKVIDRINRICSKRFKETFDLVNERFTRVFPVLFGGGEAWLELVEETEKNEAGIEIIARPPGKKTQNVSLMSGGEKALTAVALVFSIFLVKPSPYCLLDEVDAPLDDANVFRFNDLVREMAKRSQIIVVTHNKHTMEVAKKLYGVTMQERGVSTMVSVALNDIK from the coding sequence TTGAGAATTAAAAAGATTGAACTCATTGGTTTTAAATCGTTCAAAGATCGCACGGTGATCCATTTCGATTCTGGTATTACAGGTATCGTTGGACCAAATGGTTGCGGTAAATCCAATATCGTAGATGCCCTAATGTGGGTTATGGGTGACCAGTCTGCGAAAGATCTTCGTGCATCGCAAATGACTGACGTTATCTTCGGTGGTGCTGAAGGCTACGCGCCCCTAGGTATGTGTGAAGTGTCATTGACGCTTGAAAATGATGGCGGCGCATTCCCAGTTAAATACATCAAACACTCTGAGATCATGGTGACTCGTCGTCTTCACAGAAACGGTGAGGGTGAGTACTTCATCAATAAAGAACCAGCTCGTTTGAAGGACTTGCAAGAGATCTTCATGGATACGGGTGCGGGCTCTAAAGGTTTCTCTATCATCGCTCAAGGTATGATCGGTAAGATCATCACTTCGAAACCGGAAGACCGTCGTATGCTTATCGAAGAAGCTGCGGGTATCACGAAGTTCAAAGCTCGTAAAAAAGAATCTCAACGTAAATTGATTCAAACAGATCAAAACTTGCTTCGTTTGCAAGACATCGTGGGCGAGTTGAAACGTCAAATCGATTCTTTGCAAAGACAAGCACAACGTGCAGAACGTTACCGCAACATCAAAAACCAAATCGAAGATTTGGATTTGTGGATTTCTACAGCTCAATACGTGGAGTTGGCTCGCGCGGCTGAGGAAGCTCAAGCAATCTTCAATGAAGCGCAAAGCATGGAAATCGAAGGCGACGCCAATCTTTCGACTCTTCAAGGTCAATTGGAAGTTTTGAAACTGCAAATCCTTGAAAAAGAGAAAATGGCTGAAGAGCACCAGACTGTTTACTTCGACAAACAAGGCACTGTTCAAAAGAAAGAGATGGAGATTCAAGAACTTCGTTTCGAAATCGAACAAGCCCGTCGTAATGAACAAATGACTGGGACAATCCTGCAAGAGCAACAAGCTCGTCAGGAATTGCTAGCTCGTGACAAAGCGACTTTGGAAGCTCAAGTAACAGAGCTTAAAGAAGAAGCGGAAACACTGACTGCGACTTTTAACGAAAAAAATGACATCTTCCAAAACTTCAACTCCCGTATTGGGACTGTTGATGAAGATTTGACGACGAAACGCCGCGAATTGTTCGCAGTGGGTCAGTCGGAGTCTTCATTGGATGCGCGTGTGAACTCTTTGTCAGCACAGATCGCTGATTTGAGCGAGCGCCAGGATAACGAACAACAAGTTTTGAACGAACTTCGTGAAAAACAGGTTGAGTTCGAAAGCCGTCGCAAAAAAGTGACGAACGATCTTGATAAAGAACGCCAAATGCAATTGGACTTGGCTTCTGACGTTGATTCTTTCGAAGCTAATAAAAAGATCCTGACCGAGTCAGCGGCCGAGAAAAAATTGGAAGTGGAATCATTCAAAGACTCTTTGAATGAAGTGGCTTCTCGTTTGTACGGTCTTGAAAACTTGCAAAACAACTTCGAGGGTTTCCAAGAAGGTGTGAAACAAGTGATGTTGTGGCAAAAAACTCGCTCCCAAGAGTTGATGGCTGATGGTTCAGTGGTTACTCACTTCCAACCGGTTTCTGAAGTTGTTGAAGTTCCGGCTGAGTATGAAGTGGCAATGGAAGCGGCATTGGGCTCGCGCCTGCAAATGCTTTTGTCTTCTGATGCGAACATCGCCGTAGACGCTGTTTCTCATTTGAAGGAACAAAAATCCGGTCGTTCCAGCTTCATGTCCGCAAGCGATCAAAATGTGGCTTTCAACCGTTCTGAATCTCCAATTGGTCAAGAAGGCGTTCAAGCTATCTTGAAAGATGTGGTGCAGGCGGCGGATAAGTTCAAAAACGCTGTTACTTATATGTTGGACGGTGTAGCGATCGTTGATTCTATCCGTACGGCTTTGAATCTTCGTGCGACTTACACGGGCTGGACATTTGTTACTCTTGATGGTGACACTTTGACTGCTGACGGTGTTTTGACAGGTGGTTCCTCTGAATCTGCGGATTCTGGAATGCTTAAACGTCGCCGTGAGATCAAAGAATTGTCTGAGAAAAAAGACGAATACGCCGGCAAACTTCAATTGGCGCAAATGGCTCTTAAAAAAGTTGAAGAGCAATTGGCGAACGTATTGAACGATTTCGAAGGCGCTCAAAAACGCAAAATTGACCAAGAAATCAAAGTTACTGAATTCAGAAAAGACCTTGAACGCGCCGAGAACGAAGTTCAAAACGCGCAAGCTGCGGTTGAACGCCAAGAACGCGAAGTCAAAAAATTGTCTGAACAGTTAGAGGTTCAAGAGCAAAAAATGGAAGAGTTGAACGAGGCTTTGATCGAAGCTCGCGAGAAGAAAGTTCTTCTTGAAGGCGAAGTAGAAGCTTTGAACTCAGAATTGAACTCAGTTCGCCTGGGCTTTGACGGTCTGCAAGCGGAAGTAACTGATCTTCAAGTAAGATCGGCTTCTAAAACTCAGGAATACACCGGTGTTTTGAGACAGCTTGAGATGGTTTCCAAATCTTTGTCGGACCTTGATGCTCAACTCGCTCGTATGAGTGAAGAGGCTGAAGGCTACAACTCTCAAATGACTGAGAGCCAAGTGACTTTGGAAGAAAAGAAAATCGAATTTGAACGTCTTTTGGATGAAGTTGAGCAATTGAAACTTCAAGCGGCTCGCACGAAGGACGAATACGAAGTGATGTCTGAGACAATCCGCGCGATCGAAGAGGAAGCAAGTGCTTCTCAACGTCTTCGCAACGAAAGACAACACAAAATGAACGACTCTCAATTGAAGCTTGAACAAGCTAAAATGAAAGAGCAGTACTTGGTGGATTCAATCCGTGAACGTTACATGTTGAACCTTCCTGATGTTATTGAAAAATACATTAATAAAGAAGGCGACTTCATGGAAGCTGATGCTCAATTGAAAGATCTTCGCGAGAAATTGGCGAAAATCGGCGAAGTGAACTTGTCAGCAATCGAAGAGTACGAAGAAACAGCCACTCGTTATGAGTTCCTGACGAAACAACATGCAGATTTGACAGAAGCGAAAGAGCAACTTCGTAAAGTTATCGATCGTATCAACAGAATCTGTTCTAAACGTTTCAAAGAGACCTTTGACTTGGTTAATGAGCGTTTCACTCGTGTATTCCCAGTCCTATTCGGTGGTGGTGAAGCGTGGTTGGAGCTGGTTGAAGAAACTGAGAAAAATGAAGCGGGTATCGAAATCATCGCTCGCCCTCCAGGCAAGAAAACACAAAACGTGTCTTTGATGTCCGGTGGTGAGAAAGCTTTGACTGCGGTAGCTCTAGTATTCTCGATCTTCCTGGTGAAACCATCACCATACTGCTTGCTGGATGAGGTTGATGCGCCACTTGATGACGCCAACGTATTCCGTTTCAACGACTTGGTTCGCGAGATGGCAAAACGCTCTCAAATCATCGTTGTTACCCATAACAAGCACACGATGGAAGTTGCTAAGAAACTTTACGGCGTAACTATGCAAGAGCGTGGTGTATCGACGATGGTTTCTGTAGCTTTGAACGACATCAAATAG
- a CDS encoding TIGR02147 family protein, with translation MKTGSLKSQTYRDFIFEEFKKRKTKNSSYSMRAFARDLDLNASRLSEIMNGKVGLSDLKGAEMAGRFGLSGKDREYFLDLIRAEHSRSSIAKKEARERVRMYLLDERTLTDSEVHAVVDWRNLALLELLAVPEIETSASSFAKRLGLPVSEVEEVVAQLVASKMLDTTGERWQALEGDFTTSADVSSHAIQNFHHQMLKRADRAIQNDAVEEREFSSVIFAMSAEQMKYAKDRLREFRRALVRDLEAIPGKEKVFSLSMQLFELKGDAE, from the coding sequence ATGAAAACGGGAAGTCTTAAGTCGCAGACATACAGAGATTTTATTTTCGAAGAATTCAAGAAGAGAAAGACTAAAAACTCCTCTTACTCGATGCGTGCGTTCGCTCGTGATTTGGACCTGAATGCCTCTCGTTTGAGCGAAATTATGAATGGTAAAGTAGGTTTGTCAGATCTTAAGGGCGCAGAGATGGCAGGGCGTTTTGGCCTCAGTGGTAAAGATCGCGAATACTTCTTGGACCTAATTCGTGCGGAGCATTCGCGGAGTTCAATTGCTAAGAAAGAAGCTCGCGAGCGCGTTCGCATGTACCTGCTTGACGAACGCACTTTGACAGATTCTGAAGTTCACGCCGTCGTGGATTGGCGGAACCTGGCTTTGCTTGAACTTTTGGCGGTTCCAGAAATCGAAACTTCGGCATCATCCTTTGCGAAACGCCTGGGGCTTCCCGTATCTGAAGTTGAAGAGGTCGTCGCACAACTGGTGGCGAGCAAGATGTTGGACACGACCGGGGAACGCTGGCAAGCGCTGGAAGGCGACTTCACAACCTCTGCAGATGTGTCTTCCCATGCGATTCAAAATTTCCATCATCAGATGTTAAAGCGCGCGGATCGCGCCATCCAGAATGATGCCGTTGAGGAGCGCGAATTTTCATCGGTGATCTTTGCAATGAGTGCAGAGCAGATGAAATATGCCAAAGACCGACTACGTGAATTCCGTCGTGCTTTGGTTCGTGATCTGGAAGCGATTCCCGGTAAAGAAAAAGTCTTTAGTTTGTCCATGCAGTTGTTTGAGCTCAAAGGAGATGCAGAATGA
- a CDS encoding MipA/OmpV family protein — MRTADNGFMRFFLALLLVLSISPLALADEEPSPPLWEWGLGLGYIRYADYPSSDEYSDLMLPFPTFQYRGEYLRADDREGGRAYLFKSDAWSLEFSGGGRLPLDSSKNLAREGMENLPLVLDGGPQLVWSSGGTWEFQLAPFLSAAAYGTYIRQNGMRFKAQVIYRWESYARGPFSSPIYISGTTALEMNAASQEYMQTYFEVDPMFATASRAAYNARAGFLNNNLSYYQRFSSGRFSLYIGASVSDYTWSANRSSPLHRSDLNVGYGVGMIYQFGESARPSVAPEDTQGVINRYRQQRHERLIPID; from the coding sequence GTGAGAACAGCCGATAACGGCTTTATGCGTTTTTTCCTGGCTCTCCTTCTGGTACTTTCGATTTCTCCATTGGCTTTGGCCGATGAGGAGCCGTCTCCCCCATTATGGGAGTGGGGCTTAGGTCTGGGATATATACGCTATGCTGACTATCCGTCATCAGATGAGTATTCCGATCTGATGCTTCCATTTCCGACCTTTCAATATCGTGGCGAGTACTTGCGTGCGGACGATCGCGAAGGGGGCCGGGCTTATCTCTTTAAATCTGATGCGTGGTCTTTGGAGTTTTCTGGAGGGGGACGATTGCCTCTGGATTCATCCAAGAATTTGGCCCGTGAAGGCATGGAGAATTTGCCCTTGGTGCTAGACGGCGGCCCGCAGCTGGTTTGGTCAAGTGGGGGAACGTGGGAGTTTCAATTAGCTCCCTTTCTTTCGGCCGCAGCTTACGGCACGTATATCCGTCAGAATGGAATGCGCTTTAAAGCTCAAGTTATCTACCGCTGGGAAAGTTATGCGCGGGGACCTTTTTCCTCGCCCATTTATATTTCCGGTACCACGGCGCTGGAAATGAACGCCGCCAGCCAAGAGTACATGCAAACTTACTTTGAAGTGGATCCGATGTTTGCGACGGCTTCTCGCGCGGCTTACAATGCCCGGGCGGGCTTTTTAAATAACAATCTTTCTTACTATCAAAGATTTTCTTCCGGTCGTTTTTCACTCTATATTGGCGCATCGGTTTCGGACTATACGTGGTCTGCGAATCGCTCAAGCCCCCTCCATCGATCAGATTTGAATGTCGGCTATGGGGTGGGGATGATTTATCAGTTTGGTGAGTCTGCACGCCCATCGGTCGCGCCCGAAGACACTCAAGGTGTGATCAACCGCTACAGACAGCAGCGGCATGAACGTCTCATTCCTATCGATTAA
- a CDS encoding ABC transporter substrate-binding protein — MFKICVAFFVGILTYTSSSSAVVKCERAFRVGVIQNEPLYFLEQSEARGSMLDTVEELRKRTGCTFEVLEMSRPTLVERMKNSSVDITVLSIKTPTMDKVGHFIQMFRSYRAVTLSPDLQKKKYDLDKALADKSVIFGSFIGTQGYFLEQELTQLREQGRIRQFPDYATVFQALKRGQVKVFVGSVSISDYFLQKYRMRDFGLQIDRKVLTGVGTYYSKKRISDADVKMLETALVGMVRDGTLAKIYAKYSSALVIQNAIVPND, encoded by the coding sequence ATGTTTAAAATTTGCGTCGCTTTTTTTGTTGGGATTCTGACTTACACGTCTTCATCTTCTGCAGTGGTAAAGTGTGAGCGCGCTTTCCGCGTGGGGGTGATTCAGAATGAGCCTCTATATTTTTTGGAACAAAGTGAAGCACGTGGATCGATGTTGGATACGGTGGAGGAACTTCGGAAACGCACGGGCTGTACTTTCGAAGTTTTAGAAATGTCGCGACCCACGCTGGTGGAGCGGATGAAAAATTCCAGCGTGGATATCACCGTGCTTTCCATTAAAACTCCCACGATGGATAAAGTCGGTCATTTTATTCAAATGTTTCGCAGTTACCGTGCGGTCACTCTTTCGCCTGATTTACAAAAAAAGAAATACGATCTTGATAAAGCTTTGGCGGATAAATCGGTTATTTTTGGAAGCTTCATCGGCACTCAAGGATACTTTCTGGAGCAAGAGTTAACTCAGTTGCGGGAACAGGGGCGGATCAGGCAATTTCCAGATTATGCGACAGTGTTTCAAGCGTTGAAGCGGGGGCAGGTCAAAGTCTTTGTTGGTTCCGTATCGATCTCAGATTATTTTTTACAGAAATATCGAATGCGGGATTTTGGCTTGCAGATCGATCGCAAGGTCCTCACCGGCGTGGGAACTTACTATTCGAAAAAACGCATCAGCGACGCTGATGTTAAGATGCTCGAAACAGCGCTGGTGGGAATGGTACGTGATGGAACATTAGCTAAAATTTATGCTAAATACTCCTCTGCTCTCGTCATCCAAAACGCGATTGTTCCTAACGATTAA
- the ppdK gene encoding pyruvate, phosphate dikinase — protein MNQNVTVEKPTNKTTIPQKFVYFFAAGDSEGNAGMKNILGGKGANLAEMTSLGIPVPPGFTISTEICTHFYEEGGKLPEWVRPKVIEAMQKVETKIGKKFGDVNNPLLVSVRSGARASMPGMMDTILNLGLNDQTVEGLAKSSNNPRFAWDSYRRFIQMYSDVVMGMNSSLLEVTMEDMKEDKHYKLDTEMTVDDLKLLVKKFKELVHQMTGQSFPSDPWEQLWGSVSAVFRSWNTPRAITYRELHSIPAAWGTAVNIQSMVFGNMGDDSATGVAFTRNPSTGDKAFYGEFLINAQGEDVVAGIRTPQPITKIAAAASGVQSLEEALPQAYQQLVDIYKKLEGHYRDMQDIEFTIERSTLWMLQTRNGKRTAAAALKIACDMIDEKLITEDEALLRLDPSSLDQLLHPTLDPKAQKTLLAKGLPASPGGVNGQIVFTSEEAVEWKEQGKKVILVRVETSPEDIAGMVAAQGIFTTRGGMTSHAAVVARGMGKCCVAGCGEVEVDYRTETMKVKGYVLKKGDVITLDGSTGEVFLGEVKTIEPKLDQYFERIMKIADRTRKLKVRTNADTPKDAQTAKNFGAEGIGLCRTEHMFFGADRIDAVREMIIADNKMDREKALSKLLPMQRDDFYQLFKIMDGLPVTIRLLDPPLHEFVPHTDEETKELAARIGTDFDRLRSKVKALHEFNPMLGHRGCRLAITYPEIYIMQVRAIAEAACMIMKEGLKLSAPEIMIPLVATDKELDMLRGQAEKEVKKVLNEKNMKFDYAIGTMIELPRAALTADAIAEHADFFSFGTNDLTQTTLGLSRDDSGRFLGSYVSNGILPKDPFQSIDQVGVGSLVKMGVDLGRRMKPALKIGVCGEHGGDPESIEFFHKVGLDYVSCSPFRVPIARLAAARAALLTKKLHS, from the coding sequence ATGAACCAGAACGTCACGGTTGAAAAACCAACTAACAAAACGACTATTCCGCAGAAGTTCGTTTATTTCTTCGCTGCCGGGGATTCTGAAGGCAACGCGGGAATGAAAAACATCTTGGGTGGTAAAGGTGCAAACCTTGCCGAAATGACTTCTCTAGGAATTCCAGTTCCTCCGGGATTCACAATCTCGACTGAGATCTGCACGCACTTCTATGAAGAAGGTGGCAAGCTTCCAGAATGGGTTCGTCCAAAAGTAATTGAAGCCATGCAAAAAGTGGAAACGAAAATCGGTAAAAAATTTGGTGATGTGAACAATCCACTTTTGGTTTCTGTTCGCTCCGGTGCTCGTGCTTCCATGCCAGGGATGATGGATACCATCTTGAACTTGGGTTTGAACGATCAAACAGTTGAGGGCTTGGCTAAGTCTTCTAACAATCCACGCTTTGCCTGGGATTCTTATCGCCGTTTCATCCAAATGTACTCTGATGTTGTGATGGGGATGAACTCGTCACTTCTTGAAGTGACGATGGAAGACATGAAGGAAGACAAACACTACAAACTTGATACTGAAATGACAGTGGACGATTTGAAGTTGTTGGTTAAAAAGTTCAAAGAACTTGTGCACCAAATGACAGGTCAGTCTTTCCCGTCTGATCCTTGGGAGCAATTGTGGGGTTCGGTCTCTGCAGTATTCCGCTCTTGGAACACTCCTCGCGCGATCACTTACCGTGAACTTCACAGCATTCCAGCTGCTTGGGGTACGGCAGTTAATATTCAATCCATGGTTTTTGGTAACATGGGTGATGACTCTGCAACGGGGGTGGCGTTCACTCGCAACCCTTCCACAGGTGATAAAGCGTTCTATGGTGAGTTCTTGATCAATGCACAAGGTGAAGACGTTGTGGCGGGTATCAGAACTCCGCAGCCAATTACGAAAATTGCGGCGGCGGCATCTGGCGTTCAGTCTTTGGAAGAAGCGCTTCCCCAAGCTTACCAACAGCTTGTGGATATTTATAAAAAACTAGAAGGTCACTACCGCGATATGCAGGATATCGAATTCACGATCGAGCGCTCTACGTTGTGGATGCTGCAAACTCGTAACGGTAAACGTACAGCCGCGGCAGCTTTGAAAATTGCTTGCGATATGATCGATGAAAAGTTGATCACAGAAGACGAAGCACTTCTTCGTTTGGATCCTTCTTCTTTGGATCAGCTTCTGCATCCAACGTTGGATCCCAAAGCGCAAAAAACCCTGTTGGCTAAAGGTCTTCCGGCATCTCCAGGCGGCGTGAACGGTCAAATCGTATTCACTTCCGAAGAAGCTGTTGAATGGAAAGAGCAAGGCAAAAAAGTTATCCTGGTTCGCGTGGAAACTTCTCCGGAAGACATCGCAGGCATGGTGGCAGCACAAGGTATCTTCACAACTCGTGGAGGTATGACATCTCATGCTGCGGTTGTCGCTCGTGGTATGGGTAAATGCTGCGTAGCTGGTTGTGGTGAAGTTGAAGTCGACTACCGCACGGAAACTATGAAAGTGAAAGGCTACGTTCTTAAAAAGGGCGATGTGATCACTTTGGATGGTTCCACAGGTGAAGTCTTCTTGGGCGAAGTTAAAACGATTGAACCTAAATTGGATCAATACTTCGAACGCATCATGAAAATCGCGGATCGCACGCGTAAGTTGAAAGTGCGTACGAATGCCGATACTCCGAAAGATGCGCAAACTGCTAAAAACTTTGGTGCAGAAGGTATCGGTCTTTGCCGTACAGAGCACATGTTCTTTGGTGCAGACCGTATCGATGCCGTTCGTGAAATGATCATCGCTGATAACAAAATGGACCGTGAAAAGGCTTTGTCGAAGTTGTTGCCGATGCAACGTGATGACTTCTATCAATTGTTCAAAATCATGGACGGCTTACCAGTAACGATCCGTTTGTTGGATCCACCTCTTCATGAGTTCGTTCCTCACACGGATGAGGAAACTAAAGAGTTGGCTGCACGCATCGGTACTGACTTTGATCGTCTTCGTTCCAAAGTAAAAGCTTTACACGAATTCAATCCAATGTTGGGTCACCGTGGTTGCCGTTTGGCGATCACTTATCCTGAAATCTATATCATGCAAGTTCGCGCTATCGCAGAAGCAGCGTGCATGATTATGAAGGAAGGTTTGAAGCTTTCAGCTCCTGAAATCATGATTCCACTGGTGGCGACTGACAAAGAGTTGGACATGCTTCGTGGTCAGGCGGAAAAAGAAGTTAAAAAAGTTCTGAACGAAAAGAACATGAAGTTTGATTATGCCATCGGTACTATGATCGAGCTGCCTCGTGCGGCTTTGACGGCGGATGCGATCGCTGAACATGCAGACTTCTTTAGCTTCGGTACGAACGATTTGACTCAAACGACTTTGGGCCTTTCTCGTGATGATTCCGGCCGCTTCTTGGGTTCTTACGTTTCTAACGGCATCTTGCCTAAAGATCCGTTCCAATCAATCGACCAGGTGGGCGTAGGCTCCTTGGTGAAAATGGGTGTGGATTTAGGGCGTCGTATGAAGCCGGCTTTGAAAATCGGTGTCTGCGGTGAGCACGGTGGTGATCCGGAATCTATCGAGTTCTTCCACAAAGTGGGACTTGATTACGTTTCTTGTTCTCCGTTCCGTGTACCCATTGCAAGGCTTGCTGCTGCCAGAGCAGCGCTTCTGACAAAGAAGCTGCATTCTTAA